A genomic segment from Microthrixaceae bacterium encodes:
- a CDS encoding NAD(P)/FAD-dependent oxidoreductase translates to MQLVDVVIIGAGPAGSAAATRLAQLGRSVVVIDKATFPRDKICGDGLTAGALRRLDQLGFDPAGVPSWTPISQVSIRPPYGDEIAYPLPDRSQGLFAVVAERRDLDAALVTHARKVGAVVHEGAAVDAIEEHLDGSVTVTASGLGDLHARHVIAADGMWSPTRKLLGDAEPGYRGEWHAFRQYVRNVSGRAATDLVVFFEQDFLPGYFWSFPLGDGRANIGFGIERGGKQAVGDMKELWLDLLERPHVRELLGPDIEPEQPHRAWPIPCRVGRVSLSHGPVLFVGDAAAVCDVMTGEGIGQALQTGIMAAEAINAHWHDPEAASASYEQEVIGELGPDDRMSSLLTRALRHRKGASIALWITNRSDWTRRNFIRWLFEDSPRGLLYTPSRWRRGVLSGRGGYFDV, encoded by the coding sequence GTGCAGTTGGTCGACGTCGTCATCATCGGAGCTGGTCCCGCCGGAAGCGCCGCAGCGACCCGCCTCGCCCAACTGGGCCGCAGCGTGGTCGTCATCGACAAGGCGACTTTTCCGCGCGACAAGATCTGCGGCGATGGACTCACCGCCGGGGCGCTACGGCGCCTCGATCAACTCGGATTCGATCCCGCCGGGGTCCCGTCATGGACCCCGATTTCGCAGGTTTCGATCCGGCCTCCCTACGGCGACGAGATCGCCTACCCGCTCCCCGATCGCAGCCAGGGCCTCTTCGCGGTCGTCGCCGAGCGGCGCGACCTCGACGCGGCGTTGGTGACCCATGCCCGCAAGGTGGGGGCGGTCGTGCACGAGGGCGCTGCGGTCGACGCCATCGAGGAACATCTCGACGGGTCGGTGACGGTCACCGCATCCGGGCTCGGCGACCTCCACGCGCGCCACGTGATTGCCGCCGATGGCATGTGGTCTCCCACCCGCAAGCTGCTCGGCGATGCCGAACCCGGCTACCGAGGCGAATGGCACGCCTTTCGTCAATACGTCCGCAACGTGTCCGGGCGAGCCGCCACCGACCTGGTGGTGTTCTTCGAGCAGGACTTCCTGCCCGGGTACTTCTGGTCCTTCCCACTCGGCGACGGACGGGCCAACATCGGATTCGGAATCGAACGAGGAGGCAAACAGGCCGTCGGCGACATGAAGGAGTTGTGGCTCGACCTACTTGAACGCCCTCACGTTCGCGAGTTGCTGGGACCCGACATCGAGCCGGAACAGCCGCATCGAGCCTGGCCGATACCGTGTCGCGTCGGACGGGTCTCGCTGTCGCACGGACCGGTTCTCTTCGTCGGCGATGCGGCCGCGGTCTGTGATGTCATGACCGGCGAGGGCATCGGCCAGGCATTACAGACCGGCATCATGGCGGCAGAGGCCATCAACGCCCACTGGCACGACCCCGAGGCGGCATCGGCCTCCTACGAGCAGGAAGTGATCGGCGAACTCGGGCCGGACGATCGCATGAGTTCGCTGCTGACTCGGGCGCTTCGGCACCGCAAGGGTGCGTCGATCGCGTTGTGGATCACCAACAGAAGCGACTGGACACGGCGCAACTTCATCCGTTGGTTGTTCGAGGACTCGCCCCGAGGACTTCTCTACACGCCCTCGCGTTGGCGGCGCGGTGTGCTCAGCGGACGCGGCGGATACTTCGACGTCTGA
- a CDS encoding sugar nucleotide-binding protein yields MRVLITGGAGVLGSALVRVATERSDTGASADAGVSADTGANARHQVEVTVRRRDSVTPPGAKRHIVELTQPMAFWSVVERRRPDVVIHTAYSRSDHVATVDITSEVATVCATFGVELIHVSTDALFDGDHAPYDESALPAPVTPYGRAKARCEEIVSENCPDAAIVRTSLIVADDASDGTSAWLVEALRAGQRTTLFHDEFRCPIRDVDLAKLLWGLVDLDAAERRGVWHLVGPERLSRVELGHRIARRMGLDGSLIDEASSDSMPGRRPKDLALGAARMQRWLESGRSGDACWPAPIGSVEGHGSRN; encoded by the coding sequence ATGAGGGTGCTGATCACCGGCGGAGCAGGGGTGCTTGGATCGGCGCTCGTGCGTGTGGCTACCGAACGGAGCGATACCGGGGCAAGCGCTGACGCCGGGGTGAGCGCCGATACCGGGGCGAACGCTCGCCACCAGGTGGAGGTCACCGTTCGGCGCCGAGACTCCGTCACGCCCCCCGGGGCCAAACGCCATATCGTCGAACTCACGCAACCGATGGCGTTCTGGAGCGTCGTCGAGCGGCGCCGCCCCGATGTGGTCATCCACACCGCCTATTCGCGCAGCGATCACGTCGCGACCGTGGACATCACCTCCGAGGTGGCGACGGTGTGTGCGACGTTTGGCGTGGAGTTGATCCACGTCTCCACCGACGCCCTCTTCGACGGTGATCATGCGCCCTACGACGAGTCGGCGCTCCCGGCACCGGTCACGCCTTATGGGCGGGCGAAGGCGCGGTGTGAGGAGATCGTGAGCGAGAACTGCCCCGACGCCGCGATCGTGCGGACGTCGTTGATCGTCGCCGACGACGCGAGCGACGGAACCTCGGCCTGGTTGGTTGAGGCGTTGCGGGCCGGGCAGCGCACGACCTTGTTTCACGACGAGTTCCGGTGCCCGATCCGCGACGTCGACCTTGCGAAGCTGCTGTGGGGCCTCGTCGACCTGGACGCCGCCGAACGTCGGGGTGTGTGGCACCTCGTCGGCCCGGAGCGTCTCAGCCGGGTGGAACTCGGCCATCGAATCGCCCGTCGAATGGGTCTCGACGGTTCGCTCATCGATGAGGCCTCGTCGGACTCGATGCCGGGCCGCCGCCCGAAGGATCTGGCCCTCGGTGCGGCTCGAATGCAGCGGTGGCTCGAATCGGGACGGTCCGGGGATGCGTGCTGGCCTGCGCCGATCGGTAGTGTGGAAGGTCATGGCTCTCGTAACTGA
- a CDS encoding HNH endonuclease, which produces MFDHVAQMNRAHADYEEIEAEVRLLAGEINAAHARLATRVADMVADPLYNIAGDWRSVTHWLIVNCGMTRSMAQQVAEVAEAVAQHSMPTVMERAHQGAVSLGMAAMAARVACPENDEALASIATTATTPQARRAFNWYRKKEREQAGEQAAEAAAEAAADLEPDGAAEAAADLEPDAATHDEPSSPPPVPDPGDDQSDDALTYWRTWVDDLGRWRVDGRAPLELGALLDEAFEAARRCAQRNDLDVAKSMKGADPTGTGTGTGTGTGDSTDSDSTDTNSGPPTEPSAEPSADPGVDSPRERVAVPSNYTVMYHFARLAIEGARTLNLTREGNEPFCVNVLIDIDTLVTQKLRPDSVATLLDGTPLTPEVVSMLAKAGTLQLLWHQKGVPLKLGTEHRFASPAQRKMLRFHYGGCAVPGCGQTRFLHYHHVTPYPDGPTDIDNLLPLCSFHHRRIHSGHLHAAIVDGRAEFRDQTGTLLGNTMAMSALAEATPAPSAQALRERLGNPPIDKYSAKPNGGGAPLTSWALTTWVEGLLYRPS; this is translated from the coding sequence ATGTTCGATCACGTGGCACAGATGAACCGGGCCCACGCCGACTACGAGGAGATCGAAGCCGAGGTGCGCTTGCTTGCGGGAGAGATCAACGCCGCACACGCCCGACTCGCAACCAGGGTCGCCGACATGGTGGCCGATCCGCTCTACAACATCGCGGGCGACTGGCGGTCGGTCACCCACTGGCTGATCGTCAACTGTGGCATGACCCGCTCCATGGCCCAGCAAGTAGCCGAAGTTGCCGAAGCCGTCGCCCAGCACTCGATGCCGACGGTCATGGAACGCGCCCACCAGGGGGCCGTCTCCCTGGGTATGGCGGCGATGGCCGCCCGTGTCGCCTGCCCGGAAAACGATGAAGCGCTTGCCTCCATCGCCACCACCGCTACCACCCCGCAGGCACGGCGAGCGTTCAACTGGTACCGGAAGAAGGAACGCGAACAAGCTGGAGAGCAAGCGGCAGAAGCGGCTGCAGAAGCGGCGGCAGATCTCGAGCCCGACGGGGCTGCAGAAGCGGCGGCAGATCTCGAGCCCGACGCAGCCACACACGACGAGCCCTCAAGCCCTCCCCCGGTTCCGGATCCCGGCGACGACCAGAGCGACGACGCACTCACCTATTGGCGAACCTGGGTCGATGATCTCGGTCGCTGGCGAGTCGACGGACGAGCGCCACTTGAGCTCGGAGCGTTGCTCGACGAGGCCTTCGAGGCCGCCCGGCGATGCGCTCAACGCAACGACCTCGACGTTGCAAAATCCATGAAGGGCGCCGACCCCACTGGCACTGGCACTGGCACTGGCACTGGCACTGGCGACAGCACCGACTCCGACAGCACCGACACCAATTCGGGCCCGCCCACCGAGCCCTCAGCCGAGCCCTCAGCCGACCCGGGGGTCGACTCACCACGCGAGCGCGTGGCTGTTCCCTCCAACTACACGGTGATGTACCACTTCGCCCGCCTCGCAATCGAGGGAGCGCGCACCCTGAACCTCACACGCGAGGGAAACGAGCCGTTCTGTGTCAACGTCTTGATCGATATCGACACGTTGGTCACCCAGAAACTCCGACCCGACTCGGTCGCGACCCTTCTCGACGGCACGCCGCTCACCCCCGAGGTCGTCTCGATGCTGGCGAAGGCCGGCACGTTACAACTCCTCTGGCACCAAAAGGGGGTCCCCCTCAAGTTGGGCACCGAGCACCGCTTCGCCTCCCCGGCCCAACGAAAGATGCTGCGCTTCCACTACGGCGGATGCGCGGTGCCAGGATGCGGCCAGACGAGATTTCTCCATTATCACCACGTCACCCCGTATCCCGACGGCCCGACCGATATCGACAATCTCCTGCCGCTGTGTTCATTTCACCACCGCAGAATTCACAGTGGGCATCTTCATGCAGCCATCGTCGACGGCCGTGCCGAGTTCCGCGATCAAACCGGAACACTGCTGGGCAACACGATGGCGATGAGTGCGCTCGCCGAGGCAACACCGGCTCCGAGTGCGCAAGCGCTGCGCGAACGTCTCGGCAACCCCCCGATCGACAAGTACAGCGCCAAGCCCAACGGTGGCGGCGCTCCGCTCACCTCCTGGGCCCTCACCACCTGGGTCGAAGGCCTGCTCTACCGCCCGAGCTGA
- a CDS encoding LLM class F420-dependent oxidoreductase yields MKVSMQLPYAGGFDESVDQVVELEKAGLDIVYVAEAYSFDAVSAMGYIAAKTSTVEIASGILPIYTRTPSLMAMTAAGVDYVSGGRCILGLGASGPQVIEGFHGLTYDAPLGRTREMIDICRKVWAREEKLTYDGKYYQLPLPEGQGTGLGKPLKIINHPVRARIPIQIAALGPKNIEMTAELAEGWIPIFYHPEKADDAFGEAIRKGTAKRDPELGQLDIVAGGLVCVGDDVKGVLDRLRPMVALYVGGMGARDKNFYNQLFQRYGYEAEAKEIQDLYLDGKKDEAAAAVPVEFLEATNLVGPEGYVKERIAAFKESGVTILSAIPMAENQPALIEQLKSWIS; encoded by the coding sequence ATGAAGGTTTCGATGCAACTGCCGTACGCCGGTGGTTTCGATGAGTCGGTCGATCAGGTGGTCGAGCTGGAAAAGGCGGGGCTCGACATCGTCTACGTCGCCGAGGCGTACAGCTTCGATGCGGTCTCGGCCATGGGCTATATCGCGGCGAAGACCTCGACGGTGGAGATTGCCTCGGGAATTTTGCCGATCTACACCCGCACGCCGTCGCTGATGGCGATGACCGCCGCCGGGGTGGATTACGTCTCGGGTGGACGTTGCATCCTCGGTCTCGGAGCCTCGGGTCCGCAGGTCATCGAGGGGTTCCACGGCCTGACCTACGACGCTCCCCTCGGGCGTACCCGTGAGATGATCGACATCTGTCGCAAGGTGTGGGCCCGCGAGGAGAAGCTCACCTACGACGGCAAGTATTACCAGCTGCCGTTGCCCGAAGGGCAAGGGACCGGGCTCGGAAAGCCGCTCAAGATCATCAATCATCCGGTTCGCGCTCGTATCCCGATTCAGATCGCGGCGCTGGGACCGAAGAACATCGAGATGACCGCCGAGCTCGCAGAGGGTTGGATTCCGATCTTCTACCACCCGGAAAAGGCTGACGACGCGTTCGGCGAGGCGATCCGCAAGGGCACCGCCAAGCGAGATCCTGAGCTTGGACAGCTCGACATTGTGGCCGGGGGTCTCGTGTGCGTCGGAGATGACGTCAAAGGGGTGCTCGATCGTCTCCGGCCGATGGTGGCGCTGTATGTGGGCGGCATGGGGGCTCGCGACAAGAACTTCTACAACCAACTCTTTCAGCGGTACGGCTACGAAGCGGAGGCCAAGGAGATCCAGGACCTGTATCTCGACGGCAAGAAGGACGAGGCCGCCGCGGCCGTTCCGGTGGAGTTCCTCGAGGCGACCAACCTGGTCGGGCCCGAGGGATACGTGAAGGAACGCATCGCCGCGTTCAAGGAGTCGGGGGTGACCATCCTGTCGGCCATTCCGATGGCGGAGAATCAACCGGCGTTGATCGAACAGCTCAAGAGCTGGATCTCCTGA
- a CDS encoding oligosaccharide flippase family protein yields the protein MTETSESPDDIAAARASRAVGSGAGGASAGGEPAGAGEPSIGKKAAGGFAWALVGFALMQVGSFATYSIATRVLGDEGIGVSATALTLVFWIDVLLSVGLGASLIYEQETGQTKRVAVAFTVNLMVAAVLAALCFFGADTIDRLLGAEHPEMFRVLAALIVVKGLGQVPDAMLKRELDFKRRVRADFTRSIGRFVVTVSLLNAGVGPVSMVIGVLVAEIAAVSVTWFLVRFKPVLSFDRVVAGQMLRFGAAMFGAQLLGMLWLQGDYFFIAHTWGAKSSEYGSYFTAFRLPELILGSAYNLFSNVAFPAYSAARKRGSDALREASLKSLRYLCFFGFTASIGMSLIARDFISVLFPDITGAIPIMELLCVAAGFVGVGYASGDIYAAIGKPRLGIYFAAVFVPVLFAGFVIAVRHSTIWVAAVHVVVIIPYSAFRIEVANRLIGTTWRQSLAALRPSAAAVAGLVALALPVRLLLAQGFGSLIAIVVAGVVGAGLGLLVGDRAMVREIVAGVGIVRSKFAR from the coding sequence GTGACCGAAACCTCCGAATCCCCTGACGACATCGCTGCGGCGAGGGCCTCGCGCGCAGTTGGGTCCGGTGCGGGTGGTGCGTCGGCCGGCGGCGAGCCGGCTGGCGCCGGCGAGCCATCGATCGGCAAGAAGGCTGCCGGCGGGTTCGCGTGGGCGCTCGTCGGCTTCGCGCTGATGCAGGTCGGGTCGTTCGCGACCTACAGCATCGCCACTCGAGTCCTCGGCGACGAGGGGATCGGCGTCTCCGCCACCGCGCTCACCTTGGTCTTTTGGATCGATGTGTTGTTGTCGGTGGGGCTCGGGGCCTCGCTGATCTACGAGCAGGAAACCGGACAGACCAAACGGGTGGCGGTGGCCTTCACCGTGAACCTGATGGTCGCCGCGGTGTTGGCAGCCCTTTGCTTTTTCGGGGCCGACACGATCGATCGTCTGCTCGGGGCAGAGCACCCCGAGATGTTCCGGGTGCTCGCCGCGCTGATCGTCGTCAAAGGCTTGGGGCAGGTGCCTGATGCCATGTTGAAGCGCGAGCTCGACTTCAAGCGTCGAGTCCGCGCTGATTTCACGCGGTCGATCGGTCGATTCGTCGTGACGGTGTCATTGCTGAACGCCGGGGTCGGACCGGTGTCGATGGTCATCGGCGTGCTCGTCGCCGAGATCGCTGCGGTTTCGGTGACGTGGTTCCTCGTGCGGTTCAAACCGGTGCTGAGCTTCGACCGCGTGGTGGCAGGACAGATGCTGCGGTTTGGTGCGGCGATGTTCGGCGCTCAACTTCTCGGCATGTTGTGGCTGCAGGGCGACTATTTCTTCATCGCCCACACATGGGGTGCCAAGTCGAGCGAGTACGGCAGCTACTTCACCGCGTTTCGGCTGCCTGAGCTGATTCTCGGCAGCGCCTACAACCTGTTTTCCAATGTGGCGTTCCCGGCGTACTCGGCGGCGCGCAAGCGCGGATCCGATGCGCTTCGCGAGGCCTCGCTCAAGAGTCTGCGGTATCTGTGCTTCTTCGGCTTCACCGCGAGCATCGGGATGTCGCTCATCGCCAGGGATTTCATCTCGGTGCTCTTCCCGGACATCACCGGCGCCATCCCGATCATGGAACTGCTGTGTGTGGCAGCCGGGTTCGTCGGGGTCGGCTATGCCTCGGGCGACATCTATGCGGCGATCGGCAAGCCGCGTCTCGGCATCTACTTCGCGGCGGTGTTCGTCCCGGTGCTCTTCGCAGGGTTCGTCATCGCGGTTCGACACAGCACTATCTGGGTGGCAGCCGTGCACGTCGTGGTGATCATCCCGTATTCGGCGTTTCGGATCGAGGTCGCCAATCGCCTCATCGGGACGACCTGGCGTCAATCCCTCGCAGCGCTGAGGCCGTCCGCCGCCGCCGTCGCCGGGCTGGTGGCCCTCGCGCTGCCGGTACGCCTTTTGCTCGCTCAAGGGTTCGGATCGCTGATCGCCATCGTCGTCGCCGGCGTGGTCGGTGCCGGGCTGGGGCTCCTTGTCGGCGATCGAGCGATGGTGCGTGAGATCGTCGCCGGGGTGGGTATCGTCCGTTCCAAATTCGCCAGATAG
- a CDS encoding aminotransferase class I/II-fold pyridoxal phosphate-dependent enzyme has product MTKISRRPDRATPLVRRLDGFTSTVFAEMSLLAAETGSFNLGQGFPDSDTPAAVVEAATRAMCDGVNQYTHPLGEPVLRQAIADHQQRFWDMTVDPQREVLVTAGATEAIAATVLSLIEPDEEVLMFEPYFDSYAAVVALAGARRRVVTLRESTRYDPESGEGASWSFDLDEVRSAIGPRTRMMLLNSPHNPTGKVFTVAELIALGELAVEHDLIIVSDEVYEHLAYTREHVPIASLPGLADRTVTISSAGKTLSCTGWKIGWVMGPERFVAAIRAAKQFLTYVNGGPLQYGVAAGLGLGDDYFDDLRDSLIGRRDRLNAGLRNVGFSVAPAEGGYFSMTDVATPGFDDARSLCLAMPHRIGVVAIPCDVFYDTATLGSRYVRWAFCKSGEVIDGAVDALMGL; this is encoded by the coding sequence GTGACGAAGATTTCACGGCGACCCGACCGCGCAACTCCGCTGGTACGGCGCCTCGACGGGTTCACCTCCACGGTGTTTGCCGAAATGTCGCTGCTGGCGGCGGAGACCGGGTCGTTCAACCTCGGTCAGGGCTTCCCGGACTCCGACACCCCGGCGGCCGTGGTCGAGGCGGCAACCCGGGCAATGTGTGACGGTGTCAACCAGTACACCCATCCGCTCGGCGAGCCCGTGTTGCGTCAGGCGATCGCCGACCATCAGCAACGCTTCTGGGACATGACGGTGGACCCACAGCGCGAGGTCCTGGTCACCGCGGGGGCGACCGAGGCCATCGCGGCGACGGTGCTGTCCCTGATCGAACCCGACGAGGAGGTGCTGATGTTCGAGCCGTACTTCGACTCCTATGCCGCCGTCGTCGCATTGGCCGGAGCGAGGCGGCGGGTGGTGACCCTCCGTGAGTCAACCCGCTACGACCCGGAGTCCGGTGAGGGGGCGTCGTGGAGTTTCGACCTTGACGAGGTCCGTTCAGCGATCGGCCCGCGGACCCGGATGATGCTGTTGAACTCCCCCCACAACCCGACGGGCAAGGTGTTCACCGTGGCGGAACTCATCGCGCTGGGGGAGCTGGCGGTTGAGCACGACCTGATCATCGTGTCCGATGAGGTGTACGAGCACCTCGCCTACACCCGCGAGCACGTGCCGATCGCTTCGTTGCCGGGTCTCGCCGATCGTACGGTGACGATTTCCTCGGCCGGCAAGACGTTGTCGTGCACCGGATGGAAGATCGGCTGGGTCATGGGGCCGGAGCGGTTCGTCGCAGCCATTCGAGCGGCCAAACAGTTTCTGACGTATGTGAACGGCGGCCCGCTGCAATACGGGGTGGCGGCCGGACTCGGGCTCGGCGACGACTATTTCGACGACCTGCGTGATTCGCTGATCGGACGCCGCGACCGGTTGAACGCGGGATTGCGCAACGTCGGATTCTCGGTCGCGCCGGCAGAGGGCGGGTACTTCTCGATGACCGACGTGGCGACCCCCGGGTTCGATGATGCCCGGTCGTTGTGTTTGGCGATGCCCCACCGGATCGGGGTCGTGGCGATTCCCTGCGACGTGTTCTACGACACCGCAACGCTGGGGTCTCGGTACGTGCGGTGGGCGTTCTGCAAGAGCGGCGAGGTGATCGACGGCGCCGTCGACGCGTTGATGGGCCTTTGA
- a CDS encoding acyl-CoA dehydrogenase family protein, with amino-acid sequence MDFELPADDDPRRLAVRAWLDAHPEPTARQLAEAGYVAPHLPRPWGLDADPIHQIIIDAELKAAGVRRPSNQIGIGWALPTILAAGTEEQQRRYAMPALAGEEIWCQLFSEPGAGSDLASISTRAERDGDEWVINGSKIWTSLAQVSQFGILIARTDSTGSKHDGITYFVCPMDLPGIEIRPIREMTGIALFNEVFFTDVRIPHGNVVGEINKGWGLAKVTLGNERVSLSGGGALWGQGPDAGDLFEVIRTAGGLEDPLLRQRAAQLHIESEILRLIRLRTVSAMINRTRPGPEASIRKLLADEHGQRIMELAKDLAGTAGMLSDVGPFGGPVDMWEFGYMFARALTIGGGTTEVQRNILGERVLGLPPEPAAGGAGSGSGS; translated from the coding sequence ATGGACTTCGAATTGCCGGCCGACGACGACCCGCGGCGCCTTGCGGTGCGGGCGTGGCTCGACGCTCACCCGGAACCGACGGCGCGGCAGTTGGCCGAGGCCGGCTATGTCGCGCCGCATCTACCTCGCCCATGGGGCCTCGACGCCGATCCGATCCACCAGATCATCATCGATGCCGAACTCAAGGCCGCTGGCGTCCGTAGGCCCTCCAACCAGATCGGTATCGGCTGGGCGTTGCCGACGATCCTTGCGGCGGGCACCGAGGAGCAACAGCGGCGCTACGCGATGCCGGCGCTGGCAGGTGAGGAGATCTGGTGTCAACTCTTCAGCGAGCCGGGGGCAGGATCCGACCTCGCCAGCATCTCGACCCGGGCGGAGCGCGACGGCGACGAGTGGGTGATCAACGGCTCGAAGATCTGGACCTCCCTGGCCCAGGTGTCCCAGTTCGGCATCCTCATCGCTCGCACCGATTCGACCGGGTCGAAGCACGATGGCATCACCTATTTCGTATGCCCGATGGACCTCCCGGGGATCGAGATCCGCCCGATCCGTGAGATGACGGGCATCGCGTTGTTCAACGAGGTGTTCTTCACCGACGTTCGGATTCCGCACGGCAACGTCGTCGGGGAGATCAACAAGGGGTGGGGGCTTGCCAAGGTCACTCTGGGCAACGAACGCGTCTCGCTGTCGGGCGGGGGAGCGTTGTGGGGTCAAGGCCCCGACGCCGGCGACCTGTTCGAGGTGATCCGAACCGCCGGCGGGCTCGAGGATCCGCTCCTGCGCCAACGGGCGGCCCAACTCCATATCGAGTCGGAGATACTGCGCCTGATCCGGCTGCGAACGGTCAGCGCCATGATCAACCGCACCCGGCCCGGCCCCGAGGCGTCCATTCGCAAACTGCTCGCCGACGAGCACGGCCAACGAATCATGGAGTTGGCCAAGGACCTCGCCGGAACGGCCGGGATGTTGAGCGACGTCGGTCCCTTCGGAGGCCCGGTCGACATGTGGGAATTCGGCTACATGTTCGCCCGGGCGCTGACCATCGGCGGGGGAACCACCGAGGTGCAGCGCAACATCCTCGGTGAGCGGGTGCTTGGACTTCCACCGGAGCCGGCCGCGGGCGGTGCCGGCTCGGGTTCGGGTTCGTGA
- a CDS encoding WS/DGAT domain-containing protein, whose product MSDRRSDTTGHEATIALGHHDRMNDTEALMWSLEKDPSLRSTITVVFLLDGTIDRDVLTRRVERMTRTVPRLRQRVRSNTLSVAPPRWETDPNFDLSFHLWWVRAPGSATMRDVLSIAEPVAMSGFDRARPLWRAIVIEGLPNGRSAIVMKVHHSIADGITAVQLQLELFDFEPDADERELPPIPQAHVLSQPERFADAIEHQTRHQLAVFGRIAGTLLDNAQHALTDPATALRDGAALAASLARVARPGTHTMSPLMTERSLSLRFDTLTVDLEALRSAGRAAGGTLNDAFVAALARGMYRYHLAHDVDCDELRLAIPISMHNADGGVGSGAGDGGGNAFIPARVEIPIDLPDPVELMSTIHDIVDGARHEPANELVEPVSGIINRFPTAAVTSVFSSAAKSVDFAASNVPGPPVAMYLAGAKLLAQFPFGPLSGSALNATLLSYDGTLDIGIVSDPAAIADPEQLIACLAAGFEDILAAGEI is encoded by the coding sequence ATGAGTGACCGCCGAAGCGACACCACCGGTCACGAAGCGACCATCGCTCTGGGCCATCACGATCGGATGAACGACACCGAAGCGCTCATGTGGTCCCTGGAGAAGGATCCGTCGCTTCGCTCCACCATCACCGTGGTGTTCCTCCTCGACGGCACCATCGATCGCGACGTCCTGACCCGCCGGGTCGAGCGGATGACCAGGACCGTACCCCGGCTGCGCCAACGGGTGCGGTCCAACACGTTGTCGGTTGCGCCTCCCCGCTGGGAGACCGACCCCAACTTCGATCTTTCCTTTCACCTGTGGTGGGTTCGGGCACCCGGTTCCGCAACGATGCGCGATGTGTTGAGCATCGCCGAGCCGGTGGCGATGTCCGGGTTCGACCGTGCCCGACCGCTGTGGCGGGCGATCGTGATCGAGGGCCTCCCCAACGGGAGATCCGCCATCGTGATGAAGGTGCACCACTCGATCGCGGATGGGATCACCGCCGTACAGCTGCAACTCGAGTTGTTCGATTTCGAACCCGACGCCGACGAACGCGAGCTTCCGCCGATCCCGCAGGCACACGTGCTCAGCCAGCCCGAGCGATTCGCCGACGCCATCGAACACCAGACGCGACACCAACTGGCCGTTTTCGGACGTATCGCCGGCACCCTGCTCGACAATGCACAACATGCGCTCACCGACCCCGCCACGGCGCTGCGCGACGGAGCCGCACTGGCGGCCTCGCTCGCACGGGTGGCGCGACCGGGCACCCACACCATGAGCCCGCTGATGACCGAACGTTCCCTGTCGCTGCGCTTCGACACCCTCACGGTGGACCTTGAAGCGTTGCGCAGCGCCGGTCGGGCGGCCGGAGGGACGCTCAATGACGCGTTCGTCGCGGCGTTGGCGCGGGGCATGTATCGCTACCACCTCGCGCACGACGTCGACTGCGACGAGTTGCGACTCGCGATTCCGATCAGCATGCACAACGCCGACGGCGGGGTTGGTAGCGGGGCTGGTGATGGGGGCGGGAACGCGTTTATTCCGGCCCGTGTCGAGATCCCCATCGACCTCCCCGATCCTGTCGAGTTGATGTCGACCATCCACGACATCGTCGATGGGGCGCGCCACGAACCGGCGAACGAACTCGTCGAACCGGTGTCGGGCATCATCAACCGGTTTCCTACCGCTGCGGTCACCTCGGTGTTCTCCTCCGCTGCGAAATCGGTTGATTTCGCAGCCTCCAACGTTCCCGGGCCGCCCGTGGCCATGTACCTTGCCGGTGCGAAACTGCTCGCCCAATTCCCCTTCGGCCCGCTGTCGGGGTCTGCGCTCAACGCAACCCTGTTGAGCTACGACGGCACCCTCGACATCGGCATCGTCTCGGACCCGGCGGCCATCGCCGATCCCGAGCAGCTGATCGCATGTCTCGCCGCCGGATTCGAGGACATCCTCGCTGCCGGCGAGATCTGA